In Patescibacteria group bacterium, the genomic window CTCTCTGTATAGAGGAATGTAATTATTCCCTGCAGCAGATTCAGGCCGGTATGGCTTAACATAAGGAGAATACAAAAGCGCGCCGTTTTCAGGTGCGCTTTTACTTAATTCCGGGGGTGAAGCGGATGGAAATGGTTTGGCTAGTGGTAAAACCGGTGCTTATATTTTTTTTCGGCTACACTCTTATTCGCATCATGGGGAAGCATCATATCGGGAACATGACGCCTTTGGATTTCCTGGTGGCCGTGGTGCTGGGCAATATACTGGTGCAGCCCATAGTAGCCGACAAAATTGGCCTTACTTTTGTTTATGGGGGGTTATTTGTAGCCACCTATGCCATCGTTGCCCGGTTAATTCTGGTTAATCCCCGTCGCAAACTGCTTACCTTTAAACCCGCGATGCTGGTGGCAAACGGGGTAATTGATATGGAGGCCATGAAGAGGGAACGCATCACCGTACCTCATTTGTTGGCGGAATTACGCGTGGCGGGATATTC contains:
- a CDS encoding YetF domain-containing protein, with the protein product MEMVWLVVKPVLIFFFGYTLIRIMGKHHIGNMTPLDFLVAVVLGNILVQPIVADKIGLTFVYGGLFVATYAIVARLILVNPRRKLLTFKPAMLVANGVIDMEAMKRERITVPHLLAELRVAGYS